The Peribacillus sp. FSL P2-0133 genome has a segment encoding these proteins:
- the rplK gene encoding 50S ribosomal protein L11: MAKKVIKMVKLQIPAGKANPAPPVGPALGQAGVNIMGFCKEFNARTADQAGLIIPVEITVFEDRSFTFITKTPPAAVLLKKVAGIESGSGEPNRNKVATVKRDQVREIAETKMPDLNAASVEAAMRMVEGTARSMGIVIED, from the coding sequence GTGGCTAAAAAAGTAATTAAAATGGTTAAATTGCAAATTCCTGCTGGTAAAGCGAATCCGGCACCGCCAGTCGGTCCTGCATTAGGTCAAGCTGGTGTAAACATCATGGGATTCTGTAAGGAGTTCAACGCTCGTACAGCAGATCAAGCTGGTCTAATTATTCCTGTTGAAATCACGGTATTTGAAGACCGTTCATTTACATTCATTACAAAAACTCCGCCGGCTGCAGTATTGCTTAAGAAAGTAGCTGGTATCGAGTCTGGTTCTGGTGAACCTAACCGTAATAAAGTTGCTACAGTCAAGCGTGATCAAGTGCGCGAGATTGCTGAAACTAAAATGCCTGACCTAAACGCTGCAAGCGTTGAAGCTGCAATGCGTATGGTTGAAGGTACTGCTCGCAGCATGGGTATTGTCATCGAAGACTAA
- the rplA gene encoding 50S ribosomal protein L1, whose product MAKKGKKYLEAAKLVEVSKAYAVTEAIEVAKKANFAKFDATVEVAFRLGVDPKKADQQIRGAVVLPNGTGKTQRVLVFAKGEKAKEAEAAGADYVGESDYINKIQQGWFEFDVIVATPDMMGEVGKLGRVLGPKGLMPNPKTGTVTFDVTKAVNEIKAGKVEYRVDKAGNIHAPIGKVSFEDAKLVENFTTIYDTLMKVKPAAAKGTYMKNVSVTTTMGPGVKVDPSTFNK is encoded by the coding sequence ATGGCGAAAAAAGGTAAAAAGTATCTTGAAGCAGCTAAGCTTGTAGAAGTTTCTAAGGCTTATGCTGTAACTGAAGCAATCGAAGTTGCTAAAAAAGCAAACTTCGCAAAATTCGATGCGACTGTTGAAGTTGCTTTCCGTTTAGGCGTAGACCCTAAGAAAGCTGACCAACAAATTCGTGGAGCTGTTGTTCTGCCGAATGGTACTGGTAAAACTCAACGCGTATTAGTGTTCGCTAAAGGCGAAAAAGCAAAAGAAGCGGAAGCTGCTGGTGCTGACTACGTTGGCGAATCTGACTACATCAACAAAATCCAACAAGGATGGTTCGAATTCGATGTAATCGTTGCGACTCCAGACATGATGGGTGAAGTTGGTAAACTTGGCCGTGTATTAGGACCTAAAGGTTTAATGCCTAACCCTAAAACTGGCACAGTAACTTTCGATGTAACGAAAGCTGTTAATGAAATCAAAGCTGGTAAAGTTGAATACCGCGTAGATAAAGCTGGTAACATCCATGCTCCAATCGGTAAAGTATCTTTCGAAGATGCTAAACTAGTGGAAAACTTCACTACTATCTATGATACATTAATGAAAGTTAAACCTGCGGCTGCTAAAGGAACTTACATGAAAAATGTTTCTGTAACAACTACAATGGGCCCTGGTGTGAAAGTTGATCCTTCTACTTTCAATAAATAA
- the rplJ gene encoding 50S ribosomal protein L10, with protein MNAIIEQKQKIVAEISDKLTSSQSTVVVDYRGLTVAEVTELRKQLREAGVEFKVYKNSMTRRAAESAELSALNESLTGPNAIAFSTEDVIAPAKILNDFAKKHEALEIKAGVIEGNVATAEEIKALAELPSREGLLSMLLSVLQAPMRGLALATKAVAEQKEEQGA; from the coding sequence ATGAACGCAATTATTGAACAAAAGCAAAAAATCGTTGCTGAGATTTCTGATAAGTTAACTTCAAGCCAATCAACAGTAGTTGTTGACTACCGTGGATTGACTGTTGCTGAAGTAACAGAACTTCGTAAGCAACTTCGTGAAGCTGGCGTTGAGTTTAAAGTTTACAAAAACTCTATGACTCGCCGTGCTGCTGAAAGTGCTGAACTTAGCGCTTTGAACGAATCATTAACAGGTCCAAACGCAATTGCATTCTCAACTGAAGATGTTATTGCGCCAGCAAAAATCCTTAACGATTTTGCGAAAAAACATGAAGCTTTAGAAATCAAAGCTGGAGTTATCGAAGGAAATGTTGCAACTGCTGAAGAAATTAAAGCTCTTGCAGAACTACCTTCACGCGAAGGCCTACTTTCAATGCTACTCAGCGTGCTACAAGCACCTATGCGCGGACTTGCTCTTGCTACAAAAGCTGTTGCAGAGCAAAAAGAAGAACAAGGCGCGTAA
- the rplL gene encoding 50S ribosomal protein L7/L12 has protein sequence MTKDQIIEAVKNMTVLELNDLVKAIEEEFGVTAAAPVAVAAAGGAAAEEKTEFDVILTSAGDQKIKVIKAVREVTGLGLKEAKELVDNTPKAIKEAASKEEAEEIKAKLEEVGAGVEVK, from the coding sequence ATGACTAAAGATCAAATCATTGAAGCAGTTAAAAATATGACTGTTTTAGAATTAAACGACCTTGTAAAAGCAATCGAAGAAGAATTCGGCGTAACTGCAGCTGCACCTGTAGCTGTAGCTGCTGCTGGTGGCGCTGCTGCTGAAGAAAAAACTGAGTTTGATGTAATCCTTACATCTGCTGGAGATCAAAAAATCAAAGTTATCAAAGCTGTACGTGAAGTTACAGGTCTTGGACTTAAAGAAGCAAAAGAACTTGTTGACAACACTCCAAAAGCAATCAAAGAAGCTGCTTCTAAAGAAGAAGCTGAAGAAATCAAAGCTAAACTTGAAGAAGTTGGAGCTGGCGTTGAAGTTAAGTAA
- a CDS encoding class I SAM-dependent methyltransferase → MTEHYYSHKPDVVSNPKFWDFTLKGRTFRFKSDNGVFSKKEVDFGSRLLVESFNLDEAVKGDILDVGCGYGPIGISIAAAYPERTIEMIDINSRAVELSKENAASNGIANVKIYESDRFDKVASNQFAAILTNPPIRAGKSVVHEILEEGYRSLVAGGELWVVIQKKQGAPSAMDKMEQLFGNVEVPVKKKGYYILLSKKV, encoded by the coding sequence CTGACAGAGCATTACTACTCACATAAACCGGATGTCGTAAGCAATCCGAAATTTTGGGATTTCACATTAAAGGGACGTACATTTCGCTTCAAAAGTGATAATGGTGTTTTTTCGAAAAAGGAAGTTGATTTCGGATCGCGTCTTTTGGTTGAGAGTTTTAACCTTGATGAAGCTGTAAAAGGAGATATTCTTGATGTTGGTTGCGGATATGGACCAATCGGAATATCGATTGCGGCAGCTTATCCCGAAAGAACGATAGAAATGATTGATATAAATAGCAGGGCAGTTGAATTGTCAAAAGAGAATGCGGCTTCTAATGGGATCGCAAATGTGAAGATATACGAAAGTGATCGTTTTGACAAAGTTGCCTCCAATCAATTCGCGGCGATTCTTACGAACCCTCCCATTCGCGCAGGTAAAAGTGTAGTCCACGAAATTTTAGAAGAAGGCTATCGCAGTTTGGTAGCTGGTGGAGAATTATGGGTTGTCATTCAAAAAAAACAAGGGGCTCCATCCGCAATGGATAAAATGGAGCAATTATTTGGAAATGTTGAAGTGCCCGTTAAGAAAAAAGGTTACTATATACTATTATCCAAAAAGGTTTGA
- the rpoB gene encoding DNA-directed RNA polymerase subunit beta, giving the protein MTGQLVQYGRHRQRRSYARISEVLDLPNLIEIQTASYQWFLDVGLKEMFQDISPIEDFTGNLSLEFIDYSLAEPKYSVEETKERDVTYSAPLRVKVRLVNKETGEVKDQDVFMGDFPLMTETGTFVINGAERVIVSQLVRSPSVYYNGKMDKNGKLGFSATVIPNRGAWLEYETDAKDVVYVRIDRTRKLPITVLMRALGFGTDQEIIDLIGDNEYLRNTLEKDNTESVEKALLEIYERLRPGEPPTVENAKSLLVSRFFDPKRYDLANVGRYKINKKLHIKNRLFGQRIAETLIDPETGEIIVEKGTMLDRRTLDRILPHIEGGIGFKTFHPSGGVVEEETLLQPIKVFAPNDAEGEKVINIIGNAYVTDQVKNITPADIISSISYFFNLLHGVGITDDIDHLGNRRLRSVGELLQNQFRIGLSRMERVVRERMSIQDTNTITPQQLINIRPVIASIKEFFGSSQLSQFMDQTNPLAELTHKRRLSALGPGGLTRERAGFEVRDVHYSHYGRMCPIETPEGPNIGLINSLSSFAKVNPYGFIETPYRRVDPETGKITSQIDYLTADEEDNYVVAQANVRLSDDGSFLDNDVVARFRGENTVVPRDRVDYMDVSPKQVVSAATACIPFLENDDSNRALMGANMQRQAVPLLQPEAPRVGTGMEYVSAKDSGAAVICKHPGIVEHVESREVWVRRVSEVDGQQVKGNLDKYRLLKFIRSNQGTCYNQRPIVSVGDNVVKGEILADGPSMEKGELALGRNVLVAFMTWDGYNYEDAIIMSERLVKDDVYTSIHIEEYESESRDTKLGPEEITRDIPNVGEDALRNLDERGIIRVGAEVKDGDLLVGKVTPKGVTELTAEERLLHAIFGEKAREVRDTSLRVPHGGGGIVLDVKVFNREDGDELPPGVNQLARVYIVQKRKIHEGDKMAGRHGNKGVISRILPEEDMPYLPDGTPVDIMLNPLGVPSRMNIGQVLELHLGMAARALGIHVASPVFDGATEEDVWGTIEEAGMSRDAKTVLYDGRSGEAFDNRVSVGVMYMIKLAHMVDDKLHARSTGPYSLVTQQPLGGKAQFGGQRFGEMEVWALEAYGAAYTLQEILTVKSDDVVGRVKTYEAIVKGENVPEPGVPESFKVLIKELQSLGLDVKILNAEDREIEMRDLEDEDEANQADKLSLDSETKDMVASEVGAPVKE; this is encoded by the coding sequence TTGACAGGTCAACTTGTTCAGTATGGACGACACCGCCAACGTAGAAGTTATGCAAGAATCAGTGAGGTTTTGGATCTTCCGAATCTGATTGAAATTCAAACAGCTTCTTATCAATGGTTTCTAGATGTAGGTTTAAAGGAAATGTTCCAGGATATTTCTCCTATTGAGGATTTTACAGGTAATTTATCGTTAGAATTCATCGATTACAGCTTAGCTGAGCCGAAGTATTCTGTGGAAGAAACAAAAGAACGCGATGTTACGTATTCTGCACCACTTCGTGTGAAAGTGCGCCTTGTTAACAAAGAAACAGGGGAAGTGAAAGACCAGGATGTATTTATGGGCGACTTCCCGCTGATGACTGAAACAGGTACATTTGTCATCAATGGTGCTGAACGGGTAATTGTATCCCAATTAGTGCGCTCACCGAGTGTTTACTACAATGGAAAAATGGATAAAAACGGTAAGCTTGGATTCTCTGCGACCGTTATTCCTAACCGTGGAGCATGGCTCGAATATGAAACAGACGCCAAGGATGTTGTGTATGTTCGGATCGACCGCACCAGGAAATTACCGATTACGGTATTGATGCGTGCCCTTGGATTCGGAACAGATCAAGAAATCATCGATTTAATCGGAGACAACGAATACCTTCGCAACACTCTTGAAAAGGATAACACCGAGAGTGTAGAAAAAGCATTACTAGAAATCTATGAGCGTCTACGCCCAGGTGAACCGCCTACTGTCGAAAACGCGAAAAGTCTTTTAGTATCCCGCTTTTTTGATCCGAAACGTTATGATTTAGCTAATGTAGGCCGTTATAAAATTAATAAAAAACTGCATATCAAGAACCGTTTATTCGGACAACGTATTGCAGAGACTTTGATTGATCCTGAAACAGGTGAAATCATCGTTGAAAAAGGGACAATGCTTGATCGTCGGACTCTTGATAGGATCCTGCCTCATATCGAAGGTGGAATCGGATTCAAAACATTCCATCCATCAGGCGGTGTAGTAGAGGAAGAAACTCTTCTTCAACCTATTAAAGTGTTTGCGCCAAACGATGCTGAAGGCGAAAAAGTGATCAATATCATCGGTAATGCCTATGTGACCGACCAGGTCAAAAACATTACACCGGCTGATATCATTTCTTCCATCAGTTATTTCTTTAATTTATTGCATGGTGTGGGAATCACGGATGACATTGACCATTTAGGTAACCGTCGTCTGCGTTCCGTTGGTGAATTGCTGCAAAACCAATTCAGAATTGGTTTATCCCGTATGGAGCGTGTTGTCCGTGAAAGAATGTCCATTCAGGATACGAATACAATCACTCCACAGCAACTAATCAACATTCGCCCGGTCATTGCATCCATTAAAGAGTTCTTTGGAAGCTCACAGCTTTCCCAATTCATGGATCAAACGAACCCGTTGGCTGAATTGACACATAAACGTCGTCTATCTGCATTGGGACCTGGTGGTCTGACACGTGAGCGTGCTGGCTTTGAAGTACGTGACGTTCATTATTCCCACTATGGCCGCATGTGTCCGATCGAAACGCCTGAGGGACCGAATATTGGTTTGATTAACTCATTATCCAGTTTCGCAAAGGTTAACCCATATGGCTTCATTGAAACACCATACCGCCGTGTGGACCCTGAAACAGGTAAAATCACAAGCCAAATTGACTACTTAACAGCTGATGAGGAAGATAATTATGTAGTTGCCCAAGCGAATGTACGACTGTCAGATGACGGCTCATTCCTTGATAATGATGTTGTTGCACGTTTCCGCGGTGAAAATACCGTTGTTCCGCGTGACCGCGTAGATTACATGGATGTATCTCCTAAACAGGTTGTATCTGCTGCGACAGCATGTATTCCTTTCTTGGAAAATGATGACTCCAACCGTGCCCTTATGGGAGCGAACATGCAACGTCAAGCAGTTCCTTTGCTGCAACCGGAAGCCCCTCGAGTAGGAACGGGTATGGAGTATGTTTCAGCGAAAGACTCCGGTGCTGCTGTAATCTGTAAACACCCTGGTATCGTAGAGCACGTTGAATCACGTGAAGTATGGGTACGTAGGGTAAGTGAGGTTGACGGACAGCAAGTAAAAGGAAACCTTGATAAATACCGTCTATTAAAATTCATTCGTTCCAACCAAGGAACGTGCTATAATCAACGCCCTATCGTAAGTGTTGGCGACAACGTTGTAAAAGGTGAAATTCTTGCTGATGGTCCTTCAATGGAAAAAGGTGAGTTGGCACTTGGACGTAACGTATTGGTTGCCTTCATGACATGGGATGGATATAACTATGAAGATGCCATCATCATGAGTGAAAGATTGGTTAAAGATGATGTGTACACTTCCATTCATATTGAAGAATATGAATCTGAATCACGCGATACAAAATTAGGACCTGAAGAAATCACACGTGATATCCCTAACGTAGGGGAAGATGCGCTTCGTAATCTTGATGAGCGCGGAATAATCCGTGTGGGTGCTGAAGTGAAAGACGGAGACCTTCTCGTTGGTAAAGTCACGCCTAAAGGTGTAACGGAACTGACTGCTGAGGAACGTCTATTACATGCAATCTTCGGTGAAAAAGCACGTGAAGTAAGGGATACATCACTTCGTGTACCTCACGGCGGCGGCGGAATCGTTCTTGATGTTAAAGTATTTAACAGAGAAGACGGTGATGAACTGCCTCCTGGTGTAAACCAACTCGCACGTGTATATATCGTTCAAAAACGTAAAATCCATGAAGGCGATAAAATGGCTGGACGACATGGTAACAAAGGGGTAATCTCCAGGATTCTTCCTGAAGAAGATATGCCTTATTTACCAGACGGCACTCCAGTCGACATCATGTTAAACCCATTGGGTGTACCTTCACGTATGAATATCGGTCAGGTGTTGGAGCTTCACTTAGGTATGGCTGCACGCGCACTTGGCATTCATGTAGCATCTCCTGTATTCGATGGTGCTACTGAGGAAGATGTTTGGGGTACGATTGAAGAAGCCGGGATGTCCCGTGATGCAAAAACTGTCCTTTATGACGGCCGTTCAGGTGAAGCATTCGATAACCGTGTATCAGTCGGTGTCATGTATATGATCAAACTGGCACATATGGTCGATGATAAACTTCATGCACGTTCAACTGGACCTTACTCCCTTGTTACGCAGCAACCACTTGGTGGTAAAGCGCAATTTGGTGGACAGCGTTTCGGTGAGATGGAAGTATGGGCACTTGAAGCTTATGGTGCTGCTTATACATTACAAGAAATCCTAACCGTTAAATCAGATGATGTCGTAGGTCGTGTTAAAACGTACGAAGCGATCGTCAAAGGTGAAAATGTCCCTGAACCAGGCGTTCCTGAGTCCTTCAAAGTATTGATTAAGGAGCTTCAAAGTTTAGGATTGGATGTTAAAATTCTCAATGCCGAAGATCGTGAAATCGAAATGCGTGACTTGGAAGATGAAGATGAAGCCAACCAAGCAGACAAATTAAGCCTTGATTCAGAAACTAAAGATATGGTTGCTTCCGAAGTAGGGGCACCTGTCAAAGAATAA